A window from Thiomonas sp. FB-Cd encodes these proteins:
- a CDS encoding translocation/assembly module TamB domain-containing protein, with the protein MAWLTSGAGLRWLSEQPLQFGATHVELEDVRGSLWGDLRIARLQVQSPKADVDARELHLRWSPLALLRGSRRVEIQQLSFARLDVTLPPGASPGPPVLPQSLTLPVALRVAQLDIGRLRVGAPGALQDFGALRASLDADGGTARVQLHATTPWGQAQAGITLGLRSPFSVGGALQATLRLHKDTLSLAAQPSGSLQALRLQGTASALHTQARFDAHLAPFSALPLRSARVRATGVDPARFAAGLPAAAIDAQLDLQPSSAQDVRGTLRLQNARPGPVNAGLVPLRSVQAALRLQRGSLRVDQLRAVLAGNGELTGRASWQEEPLPSNPAARGQGQPGGAFMVDLQASQVNLRALDARLLPTRLSGPLQARGTLQSQELQFRLAQPGWLAELRAKHAGQRITITRMHLQAQGGRLDATGVLSTSAPQRFDLTGTLDHFDPSRFGAYPVADLNLHAHVQGDARARSAQVAVQVYPSHWRGYVFSGQARGMASPAGVRGLQAAVLLGRNRLDAQGDFGRAGDTLRWRLDAPELAQIGPGFDGQVQGSGTLSGTLAQPSGRFDLHGSGLVVPGAMRVDALEARGSLSAGLQGPMRLQIDGRGIRAGTLALQQVQVQAGGRLDAQRITLRLRSADLDLSAQLDGGYTPAQGWRGSIEQLTNTGRYAMHLLAPAQLVLAPGAVDVHHARLQSEGGLLNLRQAAWKAGALVTSGAASGVDPAYWLHLAGADMQGVRSTLRLDADWAITLGQTVSGHVDIVRTTGDVTLPTDSRLSLGLSALDLHVLARDDAVSVSADAVGRLLGTVHGTVQSRIARRGAAWGLEGMAPLAGSLSADLPSLAWAGAMLGPTARVGGSLLLDMRAGGTVGDPQLSGQLTGKGLALALPEQGLDLHGGVLDASFSGDRLQLTRFSAQGGQGELTASGSAQLAGGKPTAAFAFTAHALHILDRPDRQAVVSGNGTLTLRGRSAHLDGKLAVDSATIELPRGSAPKLASDVVIKGRTQSAAAKPRGLGYAVTAVVQVDLGRKVHVSGYGLDADLGGQLALRAASGEPLAASGSIEVRKGTYSAYGQTLALVKGGAVNFSGPIDNPGLNFAAQRSGLPVVVGVQVTGTLRAPQVALTSTPAMPDSEILSWLVLGQDLSTASPNNLALLQTAAGALLASGQGAPVTSRVASALGLSQLSLAGQGGLQNSIVTLGKRITSKLSIGVEQGLGTTGSLFNIRYDFTHRLSLRLQSGADSAVDVFYTFRFD; encoded by the coding sequence ATGGCGTGGCTGACCAGCGGCGCGGGGTTGCGCTGGTTGAGCGAGCAGCCGCTGCAGTTCGGCGCCACACATGTTGAATTGGAGGACGTGAGGGGCAGCTTGTGGGGGGACTTGCGCATTGCGCGGCTGCAGGTTCAAAGCCCGAAGGCCGATGTGGATGCGCGCGAGCTGCACCTGCGATGGAGCCCCCTGGCCCTGCTGCGAGGCTCCAGGCGTGTGGAGATTCAGCAATTGTCCTTCGCGCGGCTGGATGTCACGCTGCCACCCGGAGCGTCGCCCGGCCCGCCGGTCTTGCCGCAAAGCCTGACCCTGCCTGTGGCGCTGCGCGTGGCGCAACTGGACATTGGGCGCTTGCGCGTCGGCGCGCCGGGAGCGCTGCAGGATTTCGGCGCACTGCGCGCCAGCCTTGATGCCGACGGGGGCACAGCGCGCGTGCAGCTTCATGCAACAACGCCCTGGGGCCAGGCGCAGGCTGGCATCACGCTGGGCCTGCGGAGTCCATTCAGCGTGGGCGGCGCGCTGCAGGCCACGCTGCGCTTGCACAAGGACACATTGAGTCTTGCGGCCCAGCCCTCGGGAAGCCTGCAGGCGCTGCGGTTGCAAGGCACCGCCAGCGCCCTGCACACGCAAGCCCGTTTCGACGCACATCTCGCGCCATTCTCGGCGTTGCCCCTGCGCTCAGCGCGTGTGCGCGCCACCGGTGTGGACCCGGCGCGCTTCGCCGCGGGGTTGCCTGCGGCTGCAATTGATGCGCAACTCGACCTCCAGCCGTCCAGCGCGCAAGACGTGCGTGGAACCCTGCGCTTGCAAAACGCGCGCCCAGGGCCAGTGAACGCCGGCCTTGTGCCCCTTCGCAGCGTGCAGGCCGCGCTGCGCCTGCAGCGGGGAAGCCTGCGCGTTGACCAGCTGCGCGCTGTGCTTGCAGGCAACGGGGAGTTGACCGGTCGCGCAAGCTGGCAAGAGGAGCCGTTGCCCAGCAACCCCGCTGCCCGAGGCCAGGGTCAGCCGGGTGGGGCGTTCATGGTCGATTTGCAGGCCAGCCAGGTGAACCTGCGCGCGCTCGACGCAAGGCTGCTTCCCACACGGCTGAGCGGTCCCCTGCAGGCGCGTGGAACGCTCCAAAGCCAGGAGCTGCAGTTTCGCCTTGCCCAACCGGGCTGGCTGGCCGAGTTGCGCGCCAAGCATGCGGGCCAACGCATCACGATCACCCGCATGCATCTTCAGGCCCAAGGCGGCCGGCTGGACGCAACCGGTGTGCTGTCCACCAGCGCCCCACAGCGCTTTGACCTGACCGGCACGCTCGACCACTTCGACCCCAGCCGTTTTGGCGCGTACCCCGTGGCCGACCTGAACCTGCACGCGCATGTGCAGGGCGACGCTCGCGCGCGCAGCGCGCAGGTGGCCGTGCAGGTGTACCCGAGCCATTGGCGCGGCTACGTGTTTTCGGGGCAGGCGCGCGGCATGGCTTCGCCTGCCGGGGTGCGTGGGTTGCAGGCAGCGGTGCTGCTGGGGCGCAATCGTCTGGATGCACAGGGCGACTTCGGTCGCGCCGGTGACACCCTGCGCTGGCGCCTGGACGCGCCCGAGCTTGCGCAGATTGGCCCCGGGTTTGATGGGCAGGTGCAAGGCAGTGGAACGCTGTCGGGCACGCTTGCCCAGCCCTCGGGGCGCTTCGACCTTCACGGCAGCGGCCTTGTCGTGCCAGGTGCGATGCGGGTCGACGCGCTCGAAGCCCGCGGCAGCCTGAGCGCCGGATTGCAAGGCCCGATGCGTCTGCAGATCGACGGACGTGGCATCCGGGCGGGGACGCTGGCCTTGCAGCAGGTCCAGGTTCAAGCCGGCGGTCGACTGGATGCCCAGCGCATCACCCTGCGTTTGCGCAGCGCTGACCTGGATCTGAGCGCGCAGCTTGACGGCGGCTACACGCCCGCTCAGGGTTGGCGCGGCAGCATTGAGCAACTCACCAACACGGGCCGCTACGCCATGCATCTGCTTGCGCCAGCGCAGCTCGTGCTGGCCCCGGGCGCTGTGGACGTGCATCATGCGCGGTTGCAAAGCGAAGGGGGTCTGCTCAATCTGCGGCAGGCCGCGTGGAAAGCGGGCGCACTGGTCACCAGCGGCGCGGCCAGCGGAGTCGACCCTGCATACTGGCTGCACCTGGCTGGTGCGGACATGCAGGGCGTGCGCTCGACCTTGCGGCTCGACGCCGACTGGGCGATCACCCTGGGGCAAACCGTATCAGGCCACGTGGACATCGTGCGCACAACGGGGGACGTGACTCTGCCGACCGATTCGCGCCTGAGCCTTGGACTGTCAGCCTTGGACCTGCACGTGCTGGCCAGGGACGACGCCGTGTCCGTCAGCGCCGATGCGGTGGGTCGTCTGCTTGGCACTGTGCACGGCACGGTGCAAAGCCGCATCGCCCGCCGTGGTGCGGCCTGGGGGCTGGAGGGGATGGCGCCCCTGGCCGGGAGCCTGAGCGCGGACCTGCCCAGTCTTGCCTGGGCTGGGGCCATGCTCGGCCCGACTGCAAGAGTGGGCGGTAGCCTGTTGCTGGACATGCGCGCGGGCGGCACGGTGGGCGACCCGCAGCTCTCGGGGCAACTGACCGGCAAGGGCCTGGCGCTGGCGTTGCCCGAGCAGGGCCTGGATCTGCACGGTGGCGTGCTCGACGCGAGCTTTTCGGGGGATCGGCTGCAACTCACGCGCTTCAGCGCGCAAGGGGGGCAAGGCGAGCTGACCGCCAGTGGCAGCGCGCAGCTCGCGGGCGGCAAGCCCACGGCTGCATTTGCGTTCACCGCCCACGCTTTGCACATCCTCGATCGACCTGATCGCCAAGCGGTGGTCAGCGGCAATGGCACGCTGACGCTTCGCGGGCGCAGCGCGCATCTCGATGGCAAGCTCGCCGTGGACAGTGCCACCATCGAGCTGCCGCGTGGCAGTGCACCGAAGCTTGCCAGCGATGTGGTGATCAAGGGGCGCACGCAATCCGCAGCGGCCAAACCGCGTGGCCTTGGCTATGCCGTGACCGCTGTGGTGCAGGTGGACCTGGGTCGCAAGGTGCATGTCAGTGGGTACGGGCTGGACGCCGATCTCGGGGGCCAGCTTGCCCTGCGCGCGGCAAGCGGTGAGCCCCTTGCGGCATCAGGCAGCATCGAGGTGCGCAAGGGCACCTATAGCGCATACGGCCAGACGCTTGCGCTGGTCAAGGGAGGCGCCGTGAATTTCTCCGGCCCCATCGACAATCCGGGACTCAATTTCGCCGCGCAGCGCTCGGGGTTGCCGGTGGTTGTGGGTGTGCAGGTCACGGGGACGTTGCGCGCGCCGCAGGTCGCGCTGACGTCCACGCCGGCGATGCCCGACAGCGAAATCCTGTCCTGGCTGGTCCTGGGCCAGGACCTCAGCACCGCCAGCCCGAACAACCTGGCGCTCTTGCAGACCGCAGCGGGTGCGCTCCTGGCCTCGGGGCAGGGTGCGCCGGTGACGAGCCGCGTGGCCAGCGCTCTGGGCTTGAGCCAACTCTCGCTCGCCGGCCAGGGCGGGCTGCAAAACAGCATCGTCACGCTGGGCAAGCGCATCACCTCCAAGCTGTCGATTGGCGTGGAACAGGGGCTGGGCACGACCGGAAGCCTGTTCAACATCCGGTATGACTTCACGCATCGCCTGTCGTTGCGGCTGCAATCCGGTGCGGATAGCGCGGTGGACGTCTTCTACACGTTTCGCTTCGATTAG
- a CDS encoding autotransporter assembly complex family protein, with amino-acid sequence MWTACLLALGAASCVAMAAPVPSASAASSPPQALRARPAAAASAAAAVQPRYVVQIEAPQDVQGMLAQYLDIERWRSFPDMSPEQLRGLVDKVPSQAGDLLAAQGYFSAHIAVHLDDTQPVPVVAIAVQPGEPTRVQSVDLQVQGPDGHPDAALAAALRKNWRLAPGQVFRSAAWETAKSNALLELLTKRYPAARIARSEALVDPETRAASLTLELDTGPGYTFGPIHVEGLQRYPASIVQRLSPLQPGEPYAQDKLLEWQARLQSSSYFRTALVAAPLADAQGTSLPVLVQVAEQKTQRLGAGLGYSSNTGARTQLDYENLNIGGRAWRLTSAIKLETVQQSLSAGLAFPRTENGSRYSVGADVQHSNIQGLTTRSQVLSAQRQRVDGPIETVQSLQFINERQDVAGSGSTSTMALVPGFSWTRRDLDNPIDPRNGTLINAQIGGASKAVLSDQNFIRLLLRGVDLIALGARNQLIVRGVVGSVISPSAEGIPQQELFRAGGIGSVRGYAYQSLGVVQGNAVVGGRALLTASVEAVHWLTPKWGAAVFYDRGGAADSFGALKTVAGYGVGARWRSPAGLISVDLAYGQATQAVRLQFNAGVNF; translated from the coding sequence ATGTGGACAGCGTGCCTGCTGGCGCTCGGCGCGGCGTCGTGCGTGGCGATGGCGGCGCCGGTGCCGAGCGCAAGCGCAGCATCGTCGCCGCCGCAAGCCCTCCGGGCGCGGCCGGCGGCTGCAGCATCGGCCGCGGCGGCCGTGCAACCCCGCTATGTGGTGCAGATCGAGGCACCACAGGACGTGCAAGGGATGCTGGCACAGTACCTGGACATCGAGCGCTGGCGGTCCTTTCCGGACATGAGCCCCGAACAGCTGCGCGGGCTGGTGGACAAGGTGCCGAGCCAGGCGGGCGATCTGCTTGCGGCGCAGGGCTACTTCTCGGCGCACATTGCGGTCCACCTGGACGATACGCAGCCTGTGCCCGTGGTTGCCATTGCGGTGCAGCCGGGCGAGCCCACACGCGTGCAAAGCGTGGATCTGCAAGTCCAGGGTCCGGATGGCCATCCCGATGCCGCGCTGGCCGCCGCCTTGCGCAAGAACTGGCGCTTGGCGCCCGGGCAGGTGTTCCGAAGCGCCGCGTGGGAGACCGCCAAGAGCAACGCGTTGCTGGAGTTGTTGACCAAGCGCTATCCGGCTGCGCGGATCGCCCGCAGCGAGGCGCTGGTGGACCCCGAGACGCGCGCGGCGAGCCTCACGCTGGAACTCGACACCGGGCCGGGCTACACATTCGGCCCGATCCATGTCGAAGGTCTGCAGCGCTACCCGGCGTCCATCGTGCAGCGCCTGTCGCCGCTGCAGCCCGGCGAGCCGTACGCCCAGGACAAGCTCCTGGAGTGGCAGGCGCGGCTGCAAAGCAGCAGCTACTTTCGCACGGCCCTCGTGGCCGCGCCCCTGGCCGATGCGCAGGGGACCAGCTTGCCCGTGCTCGTCCAGGTCGCCGAGCAAAAGACGCAACGGCTTGGCGCGGGGCTGGGCTACAGCAGCAACACGGGCGCGCGGACCCAGCTCGACTATGAAAATCTCAATATCGGCGGGCGCGCGTGGCGTTTGACAAGCGCCATCAAACTCGAGACCGTTCAACAGTCGCTTTCCGCCGGGCTGGCCTTTCCGCGCACCGAAAACGGCTCGCGCTACAGCGTGGGTGCCGATGTGCAGCACAGCAATATCCAGGGCCTGACAACGCGCAGTCAAGTCCTCTCCGCACAGCGCCAGCGCGTGGACGGCCCGATCGAGACGGTGCAGTCCCTGCAATTCATCAACGAGCGCCAGGACGTGGCCGGCAGTGGCAGCACCAGCACGATGGCTCTGGTTCCCGGTTTTTCCTGGACCCGCCGCGATCTGGACAACCCGATTGATCCCCGCAACGGCACGCTGATCAACGCGCAGATCGGCGGGGCAAGCAAGGCTGTGCTGTCGGACCAGAACTTCATCCGACTGCTGCTGCGCGGCGTCGACCTCATCGCCTTGGGTGCCCGCAACCAGCTCATCGTGCGCGGCGTCGTGGGCAGCGTCATCAGTCCTTCAGCCGAGGGCATTCCGCAGCAGGAGCTGTTCCGTGCCGGCGGCATTGGTTCGGTGCGCGGCTATGCCTACCAGAGCCTGGGGGTTGTGCAGGGCAATGCGGTCGTCGGCGGGCGCGCGCTGCTCACCGCCAGCGTGGAGGCGGTGCATTGGCTGACCCCCAAGTGGGGCGCCGCGGTCTTTTACGACCGCGGGGGGGCCGCGGACAGTTTTGGCGCGCTGAAGACCGTGGCCGGATACGGCGTGGGGGCGCGCTGGCGCAGCCCGGCGGGCCTGATCAGCGTGGATTTGGCCTACGGCCAGGCCACACAGGCCGTGCGGCTGCAGTTCAACGCCGGGGTGAATTTCTGA
- a CDS encoding riboflavin synthase, translating to MFTGLVTAVGRIAHVQELHAGSNAGLRVVVQAPPEWLQGVALGDSICISGACMTVVELSPPSFAFDVSSESLARTTGIDVAGAGVNLEQSLTLATKLGGHLVTGHVDGIGRVEEFEPVGESWHLAVHVPAELAKFFAYKGSIAINGVSLTVNRVVDEADGSAVVHINLIPHTLEHTNLHTLQAGRAVNLEVDLIARYVQRMLGEPPGREAQCL from the coding sequence ATGTTCACAGGACTCGTCACGGCCGTAGGCCGCATCGCGCACGTGCAAGAGCTGCACGCAGGAAGCAACGCCGGCTTGCGCGTGGTCGTGCAGGCCCCGCCCGAGTGGTTGCAAGGGGTGGCCCTGGGTGACAGCATCTGCATCAGCGGCGCTTGCATGACCGTGGTGGAACTCAGCCCGCCGAGCTTCGCCTTCGATGTATCGAGCGAAAGCCTGGCGCGCACGACCGGCATCGACGTTGCGGGTGCAGGGGTGAACCTGGAGCAGTCGTTGACCCTGGCCACCAAGCTGGGGGGCCATCTGGTCACCGGACATGTCGATGGGATTGGCCGGGTGGAGGAGTTTGAGCCCGTCGGCGAATCCTGGCATCTGGCCGTGCACGTACCAGCCGAACTGGCGAAGTTTTTTGCGTACAAGGGGTCGATCGCGATCAATGGCGTGAGCTTGACCGTCAACCGCGTCGTCGATGAGGCGGACGGCAGCGCTGTCGTGCACATCAACCTCATTCCCCATACGCTGGAACACACCAATCTGCACACGTTGCAGGCGGGGCGTGCGGTGAATCTGGAGGTGGATCTGATTGCGCGCTACGTGCAGCGCATGCTGGGTGAACCGCCCGGTCGTGAGGCCCAATGCCTCTGA
- the ybgC gene encoding tol-pal system-associated acyl-CoA thioesterase — MAAHDSLTPAAPFTWPVRVYWEDTDAGGVVYYANYLKFCERARTEWLRGLGFDQQAMAERDGVLFVVSSAQVRYAAPARLDDQLTVSVAVVHAGGASLELLQEVRRCAHEHGPQGSGTTAIPPTLVASVQVRVACVRTGSFKPVRLPGAVLRAVQ; from the coding sequence ATGGCTGCACATGACTCCTTGACCCCAGCGGCGCCGTTCACATGGCCGGTGCGCGTGTACTGGGAAGACACCGACGCCGGCGGCGTGGTGTATTACGCCAATTACCTGAAATTCTGCGAGCGTGCCCGCACGGAATGGTTGCGCGGCCTGGGCTTCGATCAGCAGGCCATGGCTGAGCGCGATGGCGTGCTGTTCGTGGTCAGTAGCGCGCAGGTGCGCTATGCGGCGCCCGCCCGACTGGACGACCAGCTCACGGTGAGCGTTGCCGTGGTGCATGCGGGAGGCGCCAGCCTGGAGCTCTTGCAGGAGGTACGCCGATGCGCCCACGAGCATGGCCCGCAGGGCTCAGGGACCACGGCCATCCCGCCCACCCTGGTCGCCAGCGTGCAGGTGCGCGTGGCTTGCGTGCGAACCGGCAGCTTCAAACCCGTGCGGCTACCGGGCGCGGTGCTGAGGGCCGTGCAGTAG
- the tolQ gene encoding protein TolQ: protein MDQNFSIISLVLGASTVVQFVLALLMAVSLASWTVIFRKYFAIKSARLKTDDFEQEFWSGTSLNDLYQAAINSARQGSPLQRIFASGMREFLKLRERRLDTSTLVDGSRRAMRAAFQREMDVIEANLSFLASVASVSPYVGLFGTVWGIMHAFVGLSNLQQVTLATVAPGIAEALVATAIGLFAAIPAVIAYNFFARDIDRLAIRFESFTEEFSNILQRQVAPHPQGAAAQPSGPLTRPMMADSGGH, encoded by the coding sequence ATGGACCAAAACTTTTCCATCATTTCCCTCGTACTTGGCGCCAGCACCGTGGTCCAGTTCGTTCTGGCACTGTTGATGGCCGTGTCGCTGGCGAGCTGGACGGTGATCTTCCGAAAATATTTCGCCATCAAGAGCGCACGCCTGAAGACCGATGACTTCGAGCAGGAGTTCTGGTCGGGCACCAGTCTCAACGACCTTTACCAGGCAGCGATCAACAGCGCGCGCCAGGGCAGCCCCCTGCAGCGCATTTTTGCCTCCGGCATGCGCGAGTTCCTCAAGCTGCGCGAGCGGCGACTCGACACCTCCACCCTGGTCGACGGATCGCGCCGGGCCATGCGCGCCGCCTTCCAGCGCGAGATGGACGTGATCGAGGCCAACCTCTCCTTCCTCGCCTCCGTCGCGTCCGTGTCGCCTTACGTCGGTCTGTTCGGGACGGTGTGGGGCATCATGCATGCCTTCGTGGGCTTGTCCAACCTGCAGCAGGTCACCCTGGCCACCGTCGCGCCCGGCATTGCCGAGGCATTGGTGGCCACGGCCATCGGCCTGTTTGCCGCCATTCCAGCCGTGATCGCCTACAACTTCTTTGCCCGCGACATCGACCGCCTGGCGATCCGCTTTGAGTCGTTCACGGAAGAGTTCTCGAACATCCTTCAGCGTCAGGTGGCACCCCACCCCCAGGGCGCTGCGGCCCAGCCTTCGGGCCCCCTGACACGGCCAATGATGGCCGACTCCGGGGGGCATTGA
- a CDS encoding biopolymer transporter ExbD, which yields MAAIQQRSGGHRRRALAEINVVPYIDVMLVLLIIFMVTAPLITPSAVKLPSVGQATRAPDTVVEVDIKADQTLSVRLRDPNAKAGQSGLQPQTVTMADLQATVAQLAQQSGSTLAAMPVLIAADKDVKYNDVIKVLNRLKLGGVQRVGLAVQATGQP from the coding sequence ATGGCCGCGATCCAACAACGCTCGGGCGGCCACCGGCGCCGCGCGCTTGCCGAGATCAACGTCGTCCCCTACATCGACGTGATGCTGGTCCTGCTGATCATTTTCATGGTCACCGCGCCGCTCATCACTCCCAGCGCAGTGAAACTGCCCAGTGTGGGGCAGGCCACGCGCGCGCCAGATACGGTGGTGGAGGTGGACATCAAGGCCGACCAGACCCTGAGCGTGCGGCTGCGCGACCCCAATGCCAAGGCTGGGCAGAGCGGCCTTCAACCCCAGACGGTGACGATGGCTGACCTGCAAGCCACCGTGGCCCAACTCGCCCAGCAAAGCGGGTCAACGCTGGCGGCCATGCCGGTGTTGATTGCCGCCGACAAGGACGTCAAGTACAACGACGTGATCAAGGTGCTCAATCGCCTCAAGCTCGGCGGCGTGCAGCGCGTCGGTCTGGCCGTGCAGGCCACGGGTCAACCATAA
- a CDS encoding cell envelope integrity protein TolA: MNTYNPPADKLRPPPEKGIGRALLFAALMHVMLILVIALGVHWKSHPPEAVEAELWAPTAHLAAPRPPKVTPQPVPPEVKPQPAPPPPAPPVAKTPPAPDNAEIALEKARRLKQQEEQRQAALLAQQQAEKRLTAKLAAEKLAREQQREQAREEKQRLEQEKIAEQRKQAELQKQQELKAEKQRKAEQQLAKLQQQARSDYMKNLMSQAGTGPSTSTGTAAVSSGPSGKYAARLATLVRQNVIFPQIDQIQGDPKVIITVTLDPNSGEVLGTSIKRSSGVPSWDQAVLRAIQRVGRFPADSNGRWYTPMEIKAGPRDEG; encoded by the coding sequence ATGAACACCTACAACCCGCCAGCCGACAAACTGCGCCCGCCACCGGAAAAGGGCATTGGCCGCGCGCTGCTGTTCGCCGCGCTCATGCATGTGATGCTGATCCTGGTCATCGCCCTTGGCGTGCACTGGAAAAGCCATCCGCCCGAGGCGGTCGAGGCCGAGTTGTGGGCTCCCACGGCGCATCTGGCCGCCCCGCGCCCGCCGAAGGTCACGCCGCAGCCGGTGCCGCCCGAGGTCAAGCCGCAACCCGCACCACCACCGCCAGCGCCCCCGGTGGCCAAGACGCCACCGGCCCCGGACAACGCCGAGATTGCGCTGGAAAAAGCACGCCGGCTCAAGCAGCAGGAAGAACAGCGCCAAGCGGCCTTGCTCGCCCAGCAGCAAGCGGAAAAGCGATTGACCGCCAAACTTGCGGCTGAAAAACTCGCGCGGGAGCAGCAGCGCGAACAGGCGCGCGAAGAAAAGCAGCGGCTGGAGCAGGAGAAGATTGCCGAGCAACGCAAGCAAGCCGAGCTGCAAAAACAGCAGGAACTCAAGGCGGAGAAACAGCGCAAGGCAGAACAGCAGCTTGCCAAGCTGCAGCAGCAGGCGCGTTCGGATTACATGAAAAACCTCATGTCCCAGGCCGGCACGGGGCCCTCCACCAGTACCGGCACGGCCGCCGTCAGTTCGGGGCCGTCCGGCAAATACGCGGCGCGGCTGGCGACGCTGGTGCGACAGAACGTCATCTTCCCGCAGATCGACCAGATCCAGGGCGACCCCAAGGTGATCATCACCGTCACGCTGGATCCCAACTCGGGCGAGGTCCTGGGCACGAGCATCAAACGCTCAAGCGGCGTGCCGAGTTGGGACCAAGCCGTGCTGCGCGCCATCCAGCGCGTGGGCCGCTTCCCCGCCGACAGCAATGGGCGGTGGTACACGCCCATGGAAATCAAGGCTGGGCCACGCGACGAAGGCTAA